ttcattgaaataaaatgtgtattattactGACAGCTTAAAACAATACAGAAatcatttgtttttaagaatatttaaattaggttCATATTCGATATGTAGGTATTcaacaaaaaatagttttcttattaCCTAGTCTCTTTTTTTACCAATATCAATGgataacaattttaatgaatttcataAACGTATTCATTACTTTGATTAGTTTCCAATTTCAGCGGTTTCTCAATAGTATGTACCAAgacattcaattaataaataatcatcgttttaatcactacatttttgtattaagtttttatgCAGAAACAAACTATTAAAGCAAGTGTAAACCTTTCACAACACTAATTTTGAATGTTCATACAAAATACTATTCCTTACCCATCCATCCAAGGGCCTTTCAGATGCTCCCTGGTCAGTTTCATTACAGCATAAAACCACTCCCAGAAGGTGAAATTCCTTTCAGGAAGGGGCTCCTTGCAAAACTGCGACCAACTCAGGGAAAGACTGTTGTAATCTGTGTGTTGGGCCCTGCAAACATAACAGCATAAGACCACTTCCAGAAGGTGAAATTCCTTTCAGGAAGGGGCTCCTTGCAAAACTGCGACCAACTCAGGGAAAGACTGTTGTAATCTGTGTGTTGGGCCCTGCAAACATAACAGCATAAGACCACTTCCAGAAGGTGAAATTCCTTTCAGGAAGGGGCTCCTTGCAAAACTGCGACCAACTCAGGGAAAGACTGTTGTAATCTGTGTGTTGGGCCCTGCAAACATAACAGCATAAGACCACTTCCAGAAGGTGAAATTCCTTTCAGGAAGGGGCTCCTTGCAAAACTGCGACCAACTCAGGGAAAGACTGTTGTAATCTGTGTGTTGGGCCCTGCAAACATAACAGCATAAGACCACTTCCAGAAGGTGAAATTCCTTTCAGGAAGGGGCTCCTTGCAAAACTGCGACCAACTCAGGGAAAGACTGTTGTAATCTGTGTGTTGGGCCCTGCAAACATAACAGCATAAGACCACTTCCAGAAGGTGAAATTCCTTTCAGGAAGGGGCTCCTTGCAAAACTGCGACCAACTCAGGGAAAGACTGTTGTAATCTGTGTGTTGGGCCCTGCAAACATAACAGCATAAGACCACTTCCAGAAGGTGAAATTCCTTTCAGGAATGGGTTCCTTGCAAGACCCATCAACTAAGTGACTGAGTTcatcttcaaaatattaatacaacaattttataatttataaattacaaaaaaggaTAATAACCCTgcttaaaatttacattacttaaaaaacagtaatttctACAGTAAACAGAagtagaaataaatgaaaatgaaaattgatTGGCTTGTGCAAGCATTTCTTTAAAGTGGTCaagctcgcttatgcattgacggatatcattgaaataagtaccgttggaattgtaataatattgtgcAAATAGCTGGcaacttgtaaatttttttataactgatgtgatacagctgatgcctatcagaAGACAAAATGATTGCTgcttctggcttgtgcaagcgtatctttaaagtggttgtgctcgtTTATGgcttgacggatttcgttgaaaactAGTACCATTGGAATTACAATAACATTCTCCAAATAGTTGCtgtctagtacatttttataactatactggtttttctCATGACtgtaaaaattttcaacagacgcaatttttttaatattaaagaaaacaattttttttccgCTTACCTATTCAAATCTATGTGCCACATTTGGTTTCTTTAgagttaataatttgttaataaaacatacaaaatggcggctagcagctaaacgatgtagaaattggaaaaaagttattcttcatttttagcttagaattacACAAattctgaaaatgcatagccagcccaacctttttgttacaccctgtatattggagAATGTCACTTTAAATCCTTTTCCAACAATATACCGTCACTTGCAGTACAAGGAATTAATTATACACAGCGTTTGTTAATATActgtggatttttttaaattcgttcttgaaataaagataaacaaaaaaaagtcaTCTCAAATAGGCATTGAGTAAACAACTCACAGATCGAGTTGCACAGAAGTATGAAGCAGCTACAGGGCATGTGGAACcggtaaaataaatgtatgccaCTCCCAGCTGTTTGGTTCagtatgtattatacatttttaaatctcaaaattcTGTTTATACCTCAAGCTATATAATACAGAGATCTTcagtttgatgtttttaaaaggCTAATAATATCTAACATTCATGTTCGGTACTCTGGATTGCAAATAATATAagcttaacaccttcactgtgttACGAGTCATGTACCAACATTAGGGAGTAGTAATGATGTGCGTcaaccgcagtcaatgtgttaaacataGGACACTGTATCATACAATCCAAAGACTGTGTTTAGAGTCCAAGTGAATAGTGTTCTACACAAGACGAgttaattacaaaagaaaaattaaataaattttcttagtaAGCCTTTTCGTTTCGCTACCTGAACGCTTTCTCAGCAAGAAACCTCAGGTTGTCCTCGGACAGTGGGCGACCAGTTGCTGCGGTGAACTTGATGTTGAGGGCCTCGGCGACCTGTACCCAAGACACTTTCTCTGGCACAGCAAACGGCACTCGGCCTGGTTCCGAGAAGGCGTTGTCCCATGTGACAGTGGCCCAGGCGTGGGGCTCCTGGTTCCCGTGGACTATCACCACCACCGGCAGTGACAAAGTCCACACCTGCAAGCGTTAGCAATTCTTCATTAGGATTGTCTATCAGTTTCCAGCTTTCCATTTAAAGGGAAACGCTAATTTTCCGGATATTTCACTAAATGTGAGATACAAATTAGTCTCAacacttgtaaaaaaaaaacattgcataCATTCTAacatttagataaattaaaagtaattaaaatattcaaacttgccTGAAAAACTAATTCACCTCCTCCAATTGAAAATTGGGAGGAAAACAGCAATGAGAATTTCTCATCCATGACTGATTCAGTGCCCTTCTTCTCTGCCCGTTTGATTTTCTTCAGCTGCATATTTCTGAAATATACAtagttgttttagtaaaaatagatGAAATTACCAAACATCTGTTAACTAATTGGAGTGTAAGAGATTTGCTTCCAGAACTTGTATACTAGAAAACCAAAATGTTAACTTTACTGAAACTCTTTActgttaaatttaagttttaaaaataaaaataatatattcaactgtgttaaaaaaaataaaatgaagtataattatttaaaatcaaagtacTATATACAGCGAAACCCAGCTATAACATTTTCTGCATATGAAGTTTACCTGCTTACATATATATTACGTTTCACTGATAACACTGGCCTTTTTCCacaagcggcacatcactaaccgcaaatgctgagattctggggtgcaagggtagttcgataggtatagtctactgcgggagatgactgttggagttggtggagttcgttccctaagtattagaggttcttgctagcctcaacaagggtatgccaccccccgcctgctttgactggagaggctggttcagagctggcctccccttcttcaggagagacatgactttgagattagtgtcctaatTCTTCCTTATACATCTCAATATGAGGCTGCCCCTACCCTCTAACCTTACCAATCctgaatatactgtcactccggaagcagcacaaggtccttataggactaagtgcaatttataagcttcttgtcctaagaaaacaaaaaaaatttttaaacggtTTGAaattgactatttaaaaaaaaaaaaaaattaattacttataacaaataattcaattatCTTACAACTTTACTAACCACTGCATAGATTCACTATGTAATCTTGACCTACCTGAAACTGACAGACAGCTGACGAGTGGCCTGATGATACTCCATGGTACCGGTGTTATTGAGTATCTCCCCACTGGCCTCACCTTTACCTATCTTGTCGTTCTTCAGCAGAGCATTGGCCTGCGACTCACTGTTGATGGTAACTTTCACCTGCACACCATGCAACATCATGTCGACAGCAATCAGCATCAAATTCCATTGATTATTTGcaatttacaaacaatatgtgGAACGGTTCCAGCCACTTCAGTTTTTACATAGTACTTGTAACAGTCATAAGTTAGTCAATGATGGCTTAATCCAAGAGGTGTTTGCAAGCTAGTATTGTATTCTATACCTTCTACAGTATAATATGTGTAATTACTGATGATATCAAATGTTTATGTCAAATCTAAGATTGAACAAAATGTAAAGAATTGCTAAAAACTAGAAGATAATCCGGGCTAGGATCCTCACACAAAACTACACAAAATTCTCTGAGTTCTCCAGAGTCAGCAGGTTTTCCTTAGAATTCTATGCCATCCACAATGTGAATTACAACTTGAAAATCTTCAGTTAAGACGATGCCtgaaatttcaagtaaaaaataaGCACTCTTGATCTATAAGCATCTGCCaagttttcatttttctatctgCAATCGTTCAAAATACAAAGGAGACTTCACGACCACTTTCGCTGTATAGGTAAATAGAtaacattttctgttttatatcTATGTTTTTCCTATTCCATGATAAAAAAGCTTAGTTGAATGAACTTACCTGTAATTATATACTATTAGACACAGTGAGTGCATTGTGACTAAGAAAATCAAGACTAATTTGTTGactgtttagtttagctccatttctcCTCAAAATCcaaaaacgaactctttgcattgtttGTACATCAAAGACATCTAGTCTACAAATGAGGTCTGTGCCTGGTTTCCCAACAGCCCATCCAGTGTAGTACAGataaagaggtgttctcattaCCTCATCAGGTGCTTTGGAATTGTGTTCAAAACACTGTTGGGCACTCAAAATTAtgctcctgatgagacaatgagaacacctcttcatcttgattacattgTATGTCTGCTGGGAAATTAGACAGACCTCTTTTGTAGTCTAGATATCTATAGTGTCGAAACGACGCAAGAGTTCGATTTTGGACTTCACTTACTCTTTTATATGTATCTTTTCaatgtggactccagattccaagagtcaagtctgtgacagtgtcagatttcagacattCACATAGAATCAACTCTTACCACTACAGCTATGTTACGTGCAAGAATAACTACTGTTTCACTCACCACTGGAGGGTTCATGTTGACGTTCAACTTGACCCCCACCAAAAGGCGCACTGTTGATGTGAACCTCGTGTTAGTTTTCATCACTTGAGGCGGCTGCTTTTCAATGATAAATGTgctgcaaatataaattaagagcTTGTTAGATACAATTTTCTGGTTTTCCTTTACTACCTATATCTCAGTGTTAAGATGGTAtcttaaacaaaacttttactaATGGTgtgtaaatatcttaaatttcTAATTGAACACTAAATAGTCATACattgttcaattaaatattaaaataagcttCAAAAAGTTTAGCAAATTTGATTGGTACAAACAGCTTGAATTTCTAATTTTGCTTACTGAGATGCAAaaacaatatgatttattttttaagttacttaaaatagTGTGCTAAATTAtagtagtaatttaaaacattgattttaagtaTATCACTTTATAACACTGACAATGcgtattgcatttatttttaaacgtttaatgacaaatataaatcttgaaataaaaactaatgcaGAGTACTAAATTATATagagtaaattatgtaaataattttaattcattactgaTAAAAGAAGATACACCTGTTTGCAACAAATGCTCTGACCAtgattatttctaattaaatattcattaatgattTCTCATAGTAATTGGCGAGATACAGTCAAATCAATTACATCAATAGATATTCTACTATccttaaatgataaattatttttcatttattataaattaagaaagtattttttaactattcttattttacaattactcaatattaaatttcaatccgtcattttactttttttagtcaatttaatttcaaatttcacaaTATTGGACTagaatttgataaatattataatacacaacacatatgtacaataattttttaaatcccacAATAACAATAACGTTCTTTCGTACTGACTCACTGCAAATCTACACAGATCAATCACTTTCTATTTTGTTCAAATCTTCTCTAGGAGTGTCATGTTTTTAAGGGTACTATGGAACCAATCAATATCTTTACCGGACCTTACCAACAATTTCATAACCAAAAGTAAAATAAGGtttattaagttttgaaataaaactttgacTTTAAGCCATATATATTTTGTGGATCATGCATGAAAAGGTCTTCCGGTGGGTGACAACTTCTGAAGTTTCCAAAATGTTGTGCGCTAGAACTGACCTTGTGACAAGTGAAGATAGGAGTTGCGTGACTTGGACGCTCAGATTGGGGAGTATGTCTGGAGTACCCGGTGGGTTGATGCCCAGTTTCTGTTTCAATCTGTCGGCCTCTTTGATCTGCTGTCTGTTCAGCCAGATTATCTCTGCCAAACTTTCACACCTGAAAAATACAACTCCTTATGACATCTGTGATACTTGTTGTGTCTGATTTCTCTGCAAAAACTCAAATTTAGTCCTCAAACCTCTTGTACGACTGAATGgtaattttcaccattttcaaaCCATTACGATTGGTTGGATTGTACGATTGGTTTggtaattttctcaaaattaccaaactttataaaaatcccaagaccttgcactattattacgtaaaaaaatgagtcaataaatggttagtagatgctaGGCGAGATGGATTTCATCAGTAGTTTTCCTCAATCTACATCTAGGTAtgctgtatttttatgtattaaatttctgttatatgtttttgtaatacattcaaTGTTAGTCCGAGTGTGTGGTAAGTTTGTATAATCTATCGAGTGCAGGCCAATGAGGGCGTGGGGTGCGTGCGTGTGTATGAGTGGTGTGTGTGCAGGTGTGATCCAaatctctctctacttatattggttaatttttatttaaaatctttctgattgctcttttttatataagtcttttacattacctttttaagttttcaaattttatttcctacataaGTTTGTTCCtttctaattttagattttttattaactaaatgtactcatgtattccatgctctggtcttgtatagtttattttagaggttaaatcttttttttcaatttgttaatgaaaattttgttattaatgttaattcattcccttattttaatttaaggttgTTGAGCCTTATTAGTATAGTGCAGACTGATGAACTcatttccccacacacaggctgatgcccatagAGGGATATTTTCCtagaaagatattttttatgtattttaattactctgtatacaaattttggaaataaatgcaATCAATCAATGAAGTAAATCAAGACCTCACCATTCCTGAATAGTGTCCAAGTTACTGTTGAACTTTGCTCCGTTGCCAGCCAATTGTTGGTCTCTCTTCCACCGAATAAGTTCATCGTCTAGAATACGGGACTGCAGAGTCGACAGGTGTGTTACTGTCTCCTTCAATTTGTCGGCTAGGGCCATCTGGAGCTGCATAAGGCTGGCCACCTGGACacaaaaaatagattatataaaaagtacaaatgtCCTCAACAAACAATAcatgtaaaaagaaaaactaagACAGAAATGTTTTGACGAACTAGTGTACTATAATTACTGGCTTATGTGAACagtaagaaattaatttgtagGTTTTGTTCAAACCAAACTATCTAatcaaagaactttttaaaactaaaaataatattaacccattgtggatcactgacgagctgggctcgtcacgcagcggccggacCTAATGGCActatgacgagctcaggtcgcaaaagcggtctgcttttaaatttccctccaaatagttcttttaatgtccgatagatcgggcgatcgtcttcacttgtcaactaagagtatTTAACAACAGTCTACGTTaagagttttaaaaagttttataaatatcctacagatcgcagttgtatgtcgaagttgaaaaatcattcatatgagtttactctctgctttttagcgcttctgattgggtgttttcctcagttgttattataatacttttgaggttagtgacataATGAAaagacgcagacgtacatgttggcgggtttagtctagacaatgacccggatgttgtaatcacttcgcccgagccgctttatttagactatgattcagacatcatccctgacaccccggaaccttgctcgcgtgttatcgttcctacatcacggataccccagcaggcccatgttccatctgaacgaataccttcacaacAAAATTTTCTCGTTTACGATAGGGAGCGATACTGTGGCacaccgtaaattaattcgtgcccgtgcgccaaaacaatacgatccgcaacgGGTTAACAttacctttaaataaataaatacttactgATGGAGTTTATTATGAAGAagtaacatttacaaatattgaaattctgAGCAATTTATAAACAGTGAATACAGTATGTTTTTGCTATAATTCTGTGGATACAAGTGGATAATCCGATAAATGTTACAATTACTTAGCTCTAGACACCAAAGTAGTAAATATAGCTGACCTTTTGATTAAGAACTTGATCAAACATTTCCTTCTGCTTTCTTATTCTCTTTTCAGCTTCCACATTCTGGGGATTTTGAGGAGAGCCTTGCAAGTGAGTCAAATGCGctagaaaagaaatgtttattacaaCTGAGGAACACATGTACTAAATCAATATAACTGTTGCTTATGATACTTTGAATTATTTCTCAAAGATTTTGGACAAAGTACACAAATGAATGGAGATGGAGAGGAGCATGTATGGACTAGTCAATACAGAATCTTCAGCCAATCTTTTAAATGGGGCcaatcatttttaaaatgaaacccATCATATCAGTATAGCATATCTACATAATATCAATGCTTATCTTTTTAGCATTGGTGGCTTAATCTGCTCAGAAACATATCCTATGAAGAAATCAATGGAAGACCTTAAACATCAGGGAATAATGAATGACGTTATAGAACATCACTTTACGTGTGCATAAAGGTAAGGGTATAATAACCAAAGAATACCCAAAATAGGaaagaatttttgtttaacttcTAACTGAACATTATATAAAGAAACGATTCCAAATGTTTATAgccttaaaataacaattttgagtgTGGAAACCATTACCAACAATAGTAACCGAACGTGACTTCTGCATGTGGAGATTATTTTGTGACGTATTCAAATCAACTATTCATACATGAATAACGAATATAAAATGTGAATTATTTATAAGGGAAAAGGAACTTATCAGTCTTGGAAGGTAAGAATCAACCGATAGTTTCTACAAAGACAACTGTGTCGACATCAGATCAGGAAAATATTATGGCATTGTGTTTTTACCTCTCTTATTATACTCTCTTCTAGTTTATTCTAAATTCAGAAACATACAACCTTGTTACCTGTACAGAAATCTCAAATTAAACTTAAAGAAatcataaaaacattgtttatatatgtatatatatataaaatatatgacattCCGGAACGTCTCTACTATAGTGAAGCAAATTAGAAAAGGACATTCTGCAACATCGATACCACCTAGTAGCGAATACATCTATTTGTAAAAGGATGAAATGGGGGAGCATTGGTTAAGGACAATTTAGAAGTTATAATGATATGAATACAATAGAAGAAAATTAGACAAATTAGGAGTTGCaccattaatgtttttttttattatattttattattattattatagaggTTATCGAGGTTATTGcactttttaaaataaggttACAAGTAACTCaaacaataaagttattataCCAGAGAATGAGGGGGGGGGGCTAAAATGGGAGTGAGGGAAGATCTGTTTCTAGAGAACAATTAGTTCTTAAAGAAATactcaatttttttcttaattttagttcttgttattatttactttatcctaaattcatttttgtaaatccatgtttaaataaatatcaccTATAATAtggcatgattttttttaaaaatgattgcTCATATTTTTAGGGTAATCcaatatttacttacttttaattcATTTCACTATAGTAATTTGAATATTCAACTCATTAGACATTTGATCCTGCAAGTGCTACTATCACACAGTGCGGTATGTTTGTTTCCCTTAAATTCCAACTGAAAGGTTTACTCAATAAATCGTAGTTTGTATACAAATACGTAGCGAAGAATTACGTCTTTCATTACACGAAATCGGAGGTGCTAATTTAGAGATTCTGAAAATTAGTAGCACTAACAATAACTGATTCAGTCAACTGTTTACGTGTTGTACTTCGTTCTGTTCATCTGGcagtaaaaattttttgttttttttttagatttttactttacTGTCGTATTGacacaaaaaatataactatgaTGCATTTTTTTgcagtatattataaattttctacatatttcatttcataacagACATTTAGCATTTGTGTGCTCATAACAGGGACATGGTTATTGTTTTTGccaattttagattattattcGTTCTAAATGCTATTATGGGACATTTTTCTCAttcgaatttaattttaaggaatttgcatattttagaattttaactaCATAATTGAAAAACACAAGTACCTCAACAGTTTGGTAATCTGTTTGGAATTAGCCTTGCACTATAAAGTGATTTCATTAAATTAGTACCTGGAGGGTTAAAATGAGTTGTAACTTGTTTTAAGTTTGCATCTGAGATTTGACAACCTCTATTTTCAGATTTCCCTCTTATTAGGTAAAGTCACCGACGGTTAATAAAAAgttgtgtttaatattatacttcaACATGGTGAGTTTCAACTTTTAGTTTAACCACTTAACATATGAGACATATGAAAACAacttaatacatataaatacttaaatgttctttaatttaacTACACACAACCACAACTTAACACAACTACACAAAAAACCAACAGAAACCATTATTTCTAAAAAGACTTTTGGATAAACAAATCAAGcaaataacaaattgtatacAAGAGACTACAACTAAAATCTCAAgtcaaatcaaatttaataaataattaacccatgtacagttcgaggactttagctgtgcgcgtgacctggagtgtgtgtggtgatgggcgggaggggtggcggggtagcattatgcgctgcgtcccgaaaacatttcctgtgactcatggttaaaaccctcctttcaggaatcgtattggaccaaataactcatcgcactcgccacaattagtctgttttgtgacagtgctgagtgtagcttgtgcttcgcttttaccgataatgtctgttgagttaaagtcaaaagtcaaaagcctattcatagtcaggctctcgcgaaattgtgagtaatgtttataaatttatgaaggaagaggcagaccatcaaactgtcaaaattccgttgtcaaaggctcgccaaagaactgctgcagcaactggagtgtcagagcgagttgtgactaaaataaacagttaacttaacaagttgaaggttagtaacatgtgtgaggcaagttttactacaccaaacaaaaaACCGTCAACGacgacgtagaatagttgacaatttccatgttgaagaacatcgaataccgactgcaaaactattgagggaggcgctaagggacaaaatatatttccagggttgtgagaaaagttttaggtgggtattaaaagacctggaatttacttggagaaggacgcAACAATaggtaaattattaattgaaaagccagaaatccgagagaagaggataacatacttgagagcgttgaaaaattacagggagcaaggacgccccataaatttatttagacgaatcttatatactatcgtctcacgtatctaaACCAAACTGggtcaaatggctcaaatgaagggttacacgtgccgaATTCCAAAGGCGAgagactaataataattatccatgcagatggagagaaagggttcttgcacaatgcttttacatgttggaaagcaagcaaaccatagtggagactaccacgacaacgtgaatggggacatttttatgaagtagATAAAGGaaaaaagtgttaccgaatttggaaccaaattcagtactgtTATTCGATAACGCGCCCCTgccataacatacaaattgattAAAGCTCCTACTTCTgaaagtaggaagcaagatatgaagttgtggctttcaaaaaacggaataccattctgcgaagatattttttttattctgaactctacaaacttgtgcagctatataaaccaaggcatgtccggtacgccttggacgaaactgttcaactacag
The Homalodisca vitripennis isolate AUS2020 chromosome 1, UT_GWSS_2.1, whole genome shotgun sequence DNA segment above includes these coding regions:
- the LOC124353062 gene encoding signal transducer and activator of transcription 5B, which encodes MALWTKTQNLQGEALQQIRALYGEHFPIEVRHFLAPWIEEKINDINPDNQQHEHFAHNLFTSFLQELETKASTFVTEELFLSKLKLAEAAKMFRQRYCQNPLSLFRIIKHCLDTEMRLIHEGEVMGLGIMPTGVVADITAVEIMQQLELFRSRTQMTSEDLRKLEQEQESFALHYHECNKLNAHLTHLQGSPQNPQNVEAEKRIRKQKEMFDQVLNQKVASLMQLQMALADKLKETVTHLSTLQSRILDDELIRWKRDQQLAGNGAKFNSNLDTIQEWCESLAEIIWLNRQQIKEADRLKQKLGINPPGTPDILPNLSVQVTQLLSSLVTSTFIIEKQPPQVMKTNTRFTSTVRLLVGVKLNVNMNPPVVKVTINSESQANALLKNDKIGKGEASGEILNNTGTMEYHQATRQLSVSFRNMQLKKIKRAEKKGTESVMDEKFSLLFSSQFSIGGGELVFQVWTLSLPVVVIVHGNQEPHAWATVTWDNAFSEPGRVPFAVPEKVSWVQVAEALNIKFTAATGRPLSEDNLRFLAEKAFRAQHTDYNSLSLSWSQFCKEPLPERNFTFWEWFYAVMKLTREHLKGPWMDGLIMGFVRKRQAEEMLSSCASGTFLLRFSDSEPGGVTIAWVGGESSEVFMLQPFTSKDFTIRSLADRISDLPHLVNLYPDICKVTAFSKYYTPFTENQPTSNNGYVKPLLVTHIPGMGGQPGSNINSYPNTPQTMFQPQSPDTASVMSDPVSYPYGPGDMDYNEFMSNLPAFDEVNVDQLPGGLNFFDLMSQYQNSQT